A single Streptomyces mirabilis DNA region contains:
- the fabG gene encoding 3-oxoacyl-ACP reductase FabG produces the protein MSTTEQRVAVVTGAARGIGAATAVRLAAEGRAVAVIDLDEAACKDTVEKITAAGGKALAVGCDVSDEAQVEAAVARIAEELGAPTVLVNNAGVLRDNLLFKMAASDWDTVMNVHLRGAFLMAKACQKYMVDAKFGRIVNLSSSSALGNRGQANYSAAKAGLQGLTKTLAIELGKFGVTANAVAPGFIATDMTAATAERVGMGFEDFQAAAATQIPVQRVGNPDDIANAIAFFTGEAAGFVSGQVLYVAGGPLN, from the coding sequence ATGTCCACCACTGAGCAGCGCGTCGCCGTAGTCACCGGTGCCGCGCGCGGCATCGGCGCCGCGACCGCCGTACGACTGGCCGCAGAGGGCCGCGCCGTCGCGGTGATCGACCTCGACGAGGCCGCGTGCAAGGACACCGTCGAGAAGATCACCGCCGCCGGTGGCAAGGCCCTCGCGGTCGGCTGCGACGTCTCCGACGAGGCCCAGGTCGAGGCCGCGGTCGCGCGGATCGCCGAGGAGCTCGGTGCGCCGACCGTCCTGGTGAACAACGCGGGCGTGCTCCGCGACAACCTGCTGTTCAAGATGGCCGCGTCCGACTGGGACACGGTCATGAACGTGCACCTGCGCGGCGCCTTCCTGATGGCCAAGGCCTGCCAGAAGTACATGGTGGACGCCAAGTTCGGCCGCATCGTCAACCTGTCGTCGTCCTCGGCGCTCGGCAACCGCGGCCAGGCCAACTACTCCGCCGCCAAGGCCGGTCTCCAGGGCCTCACCAAGACCCTCGCCATCGAGCTCGGCAAGTTCGGCGTCACCGCCAACGCCGTCGCGCCCGGCTTCATCGCCACCGACATGACGGCGGCCACCGCCGAGCGCGTCGGCATGGGCTTCGAGGACTTCCAGGCCGCGGCCGCCACCCAGATCCCCGTGCAGCGCGTCGGCAACCCCGACGACATCGCCAACGCGATCGCCTTCTTCACCGGCGAGGCCGCCGGATTCGTCTCCGGCCAGGTCCTGTACGTGGCCGGCGGACCGCTCAACTGA
- a CDS encoding LLM class flavin-dependent oxidoreductase has translation MIAIPLSALEVAMVQAGARAADTLRDTTEFALRLEDLGYLRLWYAEHHHSPAIGAFPPVVLTAHAAALTSSIRLGSGGVLAPNHAPIMLAEQFGTLSALHAGRIDLGIGRGPGTFDESTARALRRGAGPAADDEYRDDVSSTLRFLVDEVALSPLPEPWLLSSSTAGAALAAELGLPIAFAHHIRPDNTLAALSHYRERFSPSRWCARPRVLICVETVCAETDEEAARLAGPMDVVKAGLLKGRGDIPFPTPGEAATHSFTAQEVRALTSFRAQQAHGSPETVAKHLTDLVDRTGADELMLVTPIYALADRLRSYELVKQHVMEEPRADGRRS, from the coding sequence ATGATCGCCATACCGCTCAGCGCGCTCGAAGTGGCCATGGTCCAAGCGGGCGCCCGAGCCGCAGACACGTTACGAGACACCACCGAGTTCGCCCTGCGCCTTGAAGACCTCGGTTACCTGCGACTCTGGTACGCCGAGCATCACCATTCTCCGGCCATCGGAGCGTTCCCGCCCGTCGTCCTGACCGCCCACGCGGCCGCGTTGACGTCGTCCATCCGTCTCGGCTCCGGGGGCGTTCTCGCTCCGAACCACGCCCCGATCATGCTGGCGGAGCAATTCGGCACGCTGTCCGCACTGCACGCGGGCCGGATCGACCTGGGCATCGGCCGCGGCCCGGGTACCTTCGACGAATCCACGGCGCGGGCCCTGCGCCGCGGGGCCGGTCCGGCGGCGGACGACGAGTACCGCGACGACGTGTCGTCGACTCTGCGCTTCCTGGTGGACGAAGTCGCACTCAGCCCGCTCCCGGAGCCGTGGCTGCTGTCCTCGAGCACGGCCGGCGCCGCGCTCGCCGCGGAACTCGGGCTGCCGATCGCCTTCGCCCATCACATTCGTCCCGACAACACCCTGGCCGCGCTCAGCCACTACCGCGAACGTTTCTCCCCCTCCCGCTGGTGCGCGCGACCGCGCGTGCTGATCTGCGTGGAAACGGTATGCGCCGAGACGGACGAGGAGGCGGCCCGGCTGGCCGGCCCGATGGATGTCGTCAAGGCCGGACTCCTCAAGGGTCGAGGCGACATCCCCTTCCCCACGCCCGGAGAGGCGGCGACCCACTCGTTCACCGCGCAAGAGGTGCGGGCGCTGACGAGCTTCCGTGCCCAACAGGCACACGGCTCACCCGAGACCGTTGCGAAACACCTGACGGACCTGGTGGACCGGACGGGTGCGGACGAACTCATGCTGGTGACGCCCATCTACGCGTTGGCCGACCGATTGAGGTCGTACGAACTCGTCAAGCAGCACGTCATGGAGGAACCTCGTGCCGACGGACGACGTTCATGA
- a CDS encoding SDR family oxidoreductase: MTTLPELSGKVALITGASRGIGYGIAEALVARGDRVCITGRNEDALKEAVEALGADRVIGVAGKAHDLAHQATVVERTMEAFGRVDYLVNNAGTNPVFGPMADLDLDVARKVFETNVVSALGFAQLTWKAWQSENGGAIVNIASVAGIAPSPFIGAYGMSKAAMINLTVQLAHEFAPKVRVNAIAPAVVKTKFAQALYEGREAEAAASYPLGRLGVPSDIGGAAAFLTSTQSDWITGQTLVVDGGIFLNAGVG; encoded by the coding sequence ATGACCACACTCCCCGAACTCTCCGGCAAGGTCGCGCTCATCACGGGCGCGAGCCGCGGCATCGGCTACGGCATCGCGGAGGCCCTTGTCGCCCGCGGTGACCGCGTGTGCATCACGGGCCGCAACGAGGACGCCCTGAAGGAGGCTGTCGAGGCACTCGGTGCCGACCGCGTCATCGGCGTCGCCGGCAAGGCGCACGACCTGGCCCACCAGGCCACGGTCGTCGAGCGCACCATGGAGGCCTTCGGCCGCGTCGACTACCTGGTCAACAACGCCGGTACGAACCCCGTGTTCGGCCCGATGGCCGACCTGGACCTGGACGTGGCACGCAAGGTCTTCGAGACCAACGTCGTCTCGGCGCTCGGCTTCGCCCAGCTGACCTGGAAGGCCTGGCAGAGCGAGAACGGCGGCGCGATCGTCAACATCGCGTCCGTCGCCGGCATCGCCCCCTCGCCCTTCATCGGTGCGTACGGCATGAGCAAGGCCGCCATGATCAACCTGACCGTGCAGCTGGCGCACGAGTTTGCGCCCAAGGTACGGGTCAACGCGATCGCGCCCGCCGTCGTGAAGACCAAGTTCGCGCAGGCCCTGTACGAGGGCCGGGAGGCGGAAGCGGCCGCGTCCTACCCGCTCGGCCGGCTCGGTGTGCCCTCCGACATCGGGGGCGCCGCCGCCTTCCTCACCTCGACGCAGTCGGACTGGATCACCGGTCAGACCCTCGTCGTCGACGGCGGCATCTTCCTGAACGCCGGAGTGGGCTGA
- a CDS encoding Gfo/Idh/MocA family protein, with protein sequence MKVGCIGLGDIAQKAYLPVLGVQPGVELHLQTRTPATLARVGDSLHLPPEQRHTDLSDLLAQNLDAAFVHAATVAHPEIVTRLLEAGVPTFVDKPLAYELADSERLVRLAEERNVSLAVGFNRRHAPGYTQCADHPRELILMQKNRIGLPEDVRTMVLDDFIHVVDTLRFLVPGPVDDVTVRARVEGGLVHHVVLQLTGDGFTALGVMNRLSGSAEEILEVSGQDTKRQVVNLAEVIDHKGQPSVRRRGDWVPVARQRGIEQGVLAFLDAVRAGKVLSARDALATHELCERVVRAVQERSAEA encoded by the coding sequence GTGAAGGTCGGCTGCATCGGACTCGGCGACATCGCGCAGAAGGCGTACCTGCCGGTGCTCGGCGTCCAGCCGGGGGTCGAGCTGCATCTGCAGACGCGAACGCCCGCGACCCTGGCCCGGGTCGGCGACAGCCTCCACCTGCCGCCGGAGCAGCGGCACACCGACCTGTCGGACCTGCTGGCGCAGAACCTCGACGCGGCGTTCGTGCACGCGGCGACCGTCGCACACCCCGAGATCGTGACGCGGCTCCTGGAGGCGGGCGTGCCGACCTTCGTCGACAAGCCGCTCGCCTACGAACTAGCCGACTCCGAGCGTCTGGTGCGTCTCGCGGAGGAGCGGAACGTGAGCCTCGCCGTCGGCTTCAACCGGCGTCACGCTCCCGGGTACACGCAGTGTGCCGATCACCCCCGCGAGCTGATCCTGATGCAGAAGAACCGGATCGGGCTGCCCGAGGACGTGCGCACGATGGTCCTCGACGACTTCATCCACGTCGTGGACACGCTGCGGTTCCTGGTGCCTGGGCCGGTCGACGACGTGACCGTGCGGGCCCGGGTCGAGGGCGGCCTGGTCCACCATGTCGTACTGCAACTCACCGGGGACGGCTTCACGGCGCTCGGCGTGATGAACCGGCTGAGCGGGTCGGCGGAGGAGATCCTCGAGGTCTCGGGGCAGGATACGAAGCGTCAGGTGGTCAACCTCGCGGAGGTGATCGACCACAAGGGGCAGCCGTCGGTGCGGCGGCGCGGAGACTGGGTGCCGGTGGCCCGGCAGCGCGGCATCGAGCAGGGCGTACTCGCCTTCCTCGACGCGGTGCGCGCGGGCAAGGTGCTCAGTGCCCGTGACGCGCTGGCGACTCATGAACTGTGCGAGCGGGTGGTACGAGCGGTTCAGGAGCGGTCCGCCGAGGCCTGA
- a CDS encoding DinB family protein, with product MTKQRTEPATNAEERSMLEGWLDYHRETLEMKCAGLDDAQLKTASVEPSELSLLGLVRHMAEVERGWFRKVLVGDDPGPIYCSEEDPDGEFHLTDADTWDEAYATWQAEIGIARRNAARFALDDAGEGKSKFTQDPINLRWIYTHMIEEYARHNGHADLIRERIDGATGE from the coding sequence ATGACGAAGCAGCGCACCGAACCCGCCACCAACGCCGAGGAACGGTCCATGCTGGAGGGCTGGCTCGACTACCACCGCGAGACCCTCGAGATGAAGTGCGCGGGCCTCGACGACGCCCAGCTCAAGACCGCCTCGGTCGAGCCTTCCGAGTTGTCCCTGCTCGGTCTGGTGCGGCACATGGCGGAGGTGGAGCGGGGCTGGTTCCGCAAGGTTCTGGTGGGCGACGATCCGGGGCCGATCTACTGCAGCGAGGAGGACCCGGACGGAGAGTTCCATCTCACCGACGCGGACACCTGGGACGAGGCGTACGCCACCTGGCAGGCCGAGATCGGGATCGCCCGGCGCAACGCGGCTCGTTTCGCGCTGGACGACGCCGGCGAGGGCAAGAGCAAGTTCACCCAGGACCCCATCAACCTGCGGTGGATCTACACCCACATGATCGAGGAGTACGCGCGTCACAACGGTCACGCGGATCTGATCCGGGAGCGGATCGACGGCGCCACGGGTGAGTGA
- a CDS encoding nuclear transport factor 2 family protein — MTQRVELATVMDRFAVDGLVTEYAVAVDDGDWEAYRRLFATDGRADYRSAGGIEGGADEVAGWLAQSMELFPMRQHLIVNRRLRFGSLDQETGDTARVQADYINPMRFAGHDGGSTAPDFVCGGRYAFGLVRTDLGWRLREVVVQEKWRRAPQPSQEPAAT; from the coding sequence ATGACGCAGCGTGTGGAGCTCGCGACCGTGATGGACCGATTCGCCGTGGACGGACTCGTCACCGAGTACGCGGTGGCCGTCGACGACGGCGACTGGGAGGCGTACCGGAGGCTGTTCGCAACGGACGGACGCGCCGACTACCGCTCGGCCGGAGGTATCGAGGGCGGCGCCGACGAGGTCGCGGGATGGCTCGCGCAGAGCATGGAGCTCTTCCCCATGCGCCAGCATCTGATCGTGAACCGGCGGCTGCGGTTCGGGTCGCTGGACCAGGAAACGGGCGACACGGCCCGGGTCCAGGCGGACTACATCAATCCGATGCGGTTCGCGGGCCACGACGGTGGGTCCACCGCGCCCGACTTCGTGTGCGGCGGCCGGTACGCCTTCGGACTGGTGCGTACGGACCTCGGCTGGCGCCTGCGCGAGGTCGTCGTCCAGGAGAAATGGCGCCGCGCTCCGCAGCCGAGCCAGGAACCCGCCGCCACCTGA
- the lnt gene encoding apolipoprotein N-acyltransferase has product MKRPERWPERWLGSGPDHWLASPWRRAIIAALAGALPMLAFPAPSWWWFAYVALVPWILLARSAPTGRRAAYDGWFGGLGFMLAVHHWLLPSLNVFTVVIAALLGLLWAPWGWLVRRFLGGVPSAGRVGTALLVLPSGWLMVELVRSWQGLGGPWGLLGSSQWQVGPALRLASVGGVWLLSFLVVAVNVAVAVLVAVRESRMPAVAGLAATAAVTSATWVWSPRPDVTGQVRIAVVQPGVIGGANSAEARFSREEALTRTLAGQDPDLVVWGESSVGFDLADRPDLASRLAALSRLTGADIMVNVDAHRSDRPGIYKSSVLVGPQGPTGDRYDKMRLVPFGEYIPARSLLGWATSVGKAAGEDRRKGTEQVVMNVGHGLRVGPLICFETAFPDMSRHLAQDGAEVLLAQSSTSTFQHSWAPEQHASLAALRAAETGRPMVHATLTGVSAVYGPSGERIGSWLGTDASAAVVYDVPLARGVTPYVRFGDWPVHAALLILAALCATEGFRAFRPRRTAPEPLVPPARTVHESPARHGH; this is encoded by the coding sequence ATGAAGAGGCCCGAGCGTTGGCCCGAGCGTTGGCTGGGCAGTGGGCCCGATCATTGGCTCGCTTCCCCGTGGCGGCGCGCGATCATCGCCGCACTGGCCGGCGCGCTGCCGATGCTCGCCTTCCCCGCCCCTTCGTGGTGGTGGTTCGCGTACGTCGCCCTGGTGCCCTGGATCCTGCTGGCCCGCTCGGCCCCGACGGGCAGGCGGGCCGCGTACGACGGCTGGTTCGGCGGGCTGGGCTTCATGCTGGCCGTGCACCACTGGCTGCTGCCGAGTCTGAATGTGTTCACGGTCGTCATAGCGGCACTGCTCGGCCTGCTGTGGGCGCCCTGGGGCTGGCTCGTCCGGCGGTTCCTCGGCGGGGTGCCCTCGGCGGGACGGGTCGGGACCGCGCTCCTGGTCCTGCCCTCGGGGTGGCTGATGGTCGAACTCGTCCGGTCCTGGCAGGGCCTCGGCGGACCCTGGGGACTGCTCGGGTCGAGCCAGTGGCAGGTCGGGCCCGCGCTGCGGCTCGCGTCGGTCGGCGGGGTGTGGCTGCTCAGCTTCCTGGTGGTCGCCGTCAATGTGGCGGTCGCCGTACTGGTCGCGGTGCGTGAGTCCCGTATGCCCGCCGTCGCCGGACTGGCCGCGACGGCCGCCGTGACCTCGGCGACCTGGGTGTGGTCACCGCGCCCGGACGTGACGGGCCAGGTCCGGATCGCCGTCGTACAGCCCGGGGTGATCGGCGGCGCGAACAGTGCCGAGGCGCGTTTCTCACGCGAGGAGGCCCTCACCCGCACCCTCGCCGGACAGGACCCCGACCTCGTCGTCTGGGGCGAGAGCAGCGTCGGCTTCGACCTCGCGGACCGCCCCGACCTGGCGAGCCGGCTCGCCGCGCTGTCCCGGCTGACCGGCGCCGACATCATGGTGAACGTCGACGCGCACCGCTCCGACCGGCCCGGGATCTACAAGAGTTCCGTCCTGGTGGGACCGCAGGGCCCGACCGGCGACCGCTACGACAAGATGCGGCTCGTCCCCTTCGGCGAGTACATACCCGCCCGTTCCCTCCTCGGCTGGGCGACCTCGGTCGGGAAAGCGGCGGGCGAGGACCGCAGGAAGGGCACCGAACAGGTCGTGATGAACGTCGGGCACGGACTGCGCGTCGGCCCGCTGATCTGCTTCGAGACGGCCTTCCCCGACATGAGCCGCCATCTCGCCCAGGACGGCGCCGAGGTTCTCCTCGCGCAGTCCTCGACCTCGACCTTCCAGCACAGCTGGGCCCCCGAGCAGCACGCCTCGCTCGCCGCGCTGAGGGCCGCCGAGACCGGCCGCCCGATGGTGCACGCGACGCTGACCGGGGTCTCCGCCGTGTACGGCCCGAGCGGCGAGCGGATCGGCTCCTGGCTCGGCACGGACGCGAGCGCGGCGGTGGTGTACGACGTACCGCTCGCGCGCGGCGTCACCCCGTACGTCCGGTTCGGCGACTGGCCGGTGCACGCGGCGCTGCTGATCCTGGCGGCACTGTGCGCGACGGAGGGCTTCCGGGCGTTCAGGCCTCGGCGGACCGCTCCTGAACCGCTCGTACCACCCGCTCGCACAGTTCATGAGTCGCCAGCGCGTCACGGGCACTGA
- a CDS encoding tetratricopeptide repeat protein: MAEQQEQAAPDAMMTRIGQVVMLHHGGDREEARGRFLDLWGEIGEDGDPLHRCTLAHYLADTQDDPADELAWDLRALSAAEELTDGDVAERHRSLEARAFYPSLHLNLAADYVKLGRSEAARSHLRRARGAVGALGNDRYGDGVRAAIGRLELRLDGEGPSHGGPGEGPGTVEGPGPFGGSGGETLGPPRQRP; this comes from the coding sequence GTGGCGGAGCAACAGGAGCAGGCGGCGCCGGACGCCATGATGACCCGGATCGGACAGGTCGTCATGCTGCACCACGGTGGCGACCGTGAGGAGGCTCGGGGGCGTTTCCTGGACCTGTGGGGGGAGATCGGCGAGGACGGCGACCCCCTGCACCGTTGCACCCTGGCGCACTACCTGGCGGACACGCAGGACGATCCCGCGGACGAACTGGCCTGGGACCTGAGGGCGTTGTCGGCGGCCGAGGAACTCACCGACGGTGACGTCGCCGAGCGCCACCGGTCGCTCGAGGCGCGCGCGTTCTATCCGTCGCTGCATCTGAACCTGGCGGCCGACTATGTGAAACTCGGCCGCTCCGAAGCCGCCCGCAGCCATCTGCGCCGGGCACGCGGGGCGGTCGGAGCCCTCGGGAACGACCGTTACGGGGACGGCGTACGCGCGGCGATCGGCCGTCTGGAGCTGCGACTCGACGGGGAGGGCCCGTCGCACGGAGGGCCGGGGGAGGGCCCGGGCACCGTCGAGGGGCCCGGGCCCTTCGGCGGGTCCGGAGGAGAGACCTTGGGGCCGCCGAGACAGCGCCCCTAG
- a CDS encoding DUF3037 domain-containing protein, giving the protein MSERDVFEYALLRVVPRIERGECFNAGVLVYCRAKSFVGVRTHLDETKLLALDPEADVAGVRAALRAVEGVCAGGKAAGQAAGDDAGRRFRWLIAPRSTVVQPGPVHTGLTADPQAETERLLQLLVR; this is encoded by the coding sequence GTGAGCGAGCGGGACGTCTTCGAGTACGCGCTGCTGCGCGTGGTGCCGCGGATCGAGCGCGGCGAGTGCTTCAACGCGGGCGTACTGGTGTACTGCCGCGCCAAGTCCTTCGTCGGAGTGCGCACCCATCTGGACGAGACCAAGCTGCTGGCCCTGGACCCGGAGGCCGACGTGGCCGGCGTACGGGCCGCGCTGCGGGCGGTCGAGGGGGTCTGCGCGGGCGGCAAAGCGGCAGGTCAGGCCGCTGGTGACGATGCCGGGCGGCGTTTTCGCTGGCTGATCGCGCCCCGCTCGACGGTCGTGCAGCCGGGGCCCGTGCACACCGGACTCACCGCCGATCCGCAGGCGGAGACGGAGCGGTTGCTCCAGTTGCTGGTCAGGTAA
- a CDS encoding Rieske (2Fe-2S) protein, producing the protein MTSESLHPVPTPARRTVVAAVGTAGLAVALTACGSDNKSSDSTNSGSGASASSGGTGGGDNAAAGNAGGTVLAKTTDIPEGGGKVFESQGVVVTQPTAGTYKAFSSKCTHQGCAVKGIADNVITCPCHNSQFSATDGSVKKGPATQPLAAASITVDGDSIKLA; encoded by the coding sequence ATGACCAGCGAATCGCTTCACCCCGTTCCGACCCCGGCCCGCCGCACCGTCGTGGCGGCGGTCGGTACGGCGGGACTCGCCGTCGCGCTGACCGCGTGCGGGTCGGACAACAAGTCCTCCGACTCCACCAACTCCGGCTCCGGCGCGAGCGCGAGCAGCGGGGGTACGGGCGGGGGCGACAACGCCGCGGCGGGGAACGCGGGCGGCACGGTCCTCGCGAAGACCACCGACATCCCGGAGGGCGGCGGCAAGGTCTTCGAGTCCCAGGGCGTCGTCGTCACCCAGCCGACCGCGGGCACCTACAAGGCCTTCTCCTCCAAGTGCACCCACCAGGGCTGTGCGGTGAAGGGCATCGCCGACAACGTGATCACCTGCCCGTGCCACAACAGCCAGTTCTCCGCGACCGACGGCAGTGTGAAGAAGGGGCCCGCGACGCAGCCGCTGGCCGCCGCCAGCATCACCGTGGACGGGGACTCGATCAAGCTCGCGTGA
- a CDS encoding HipA family kinase, which yields MLKEVIVTRYITPLREGGSLPGLVEGDDLGTYVMKFTGAGQGRKTLVAEVVCGELARRLGLRVPGLVALGLDPVLGLGEPDQEVQELLKSSGGPNLGMGFLPGAIGFDSLAFEVSPEEAGRIVWFDALVNNVDRSWRNPNLLMWHGDLWLIDHGATMIWHHHWPGAATSAAKPYDASDHALAPFGPDIASAAAELAPLVTEDLLAEVTAEIPDAWLADEPGFDSPEALRRAYAQPLLARAGVIEGRIKGFEGDK from the coding sequence ATGCTCAAGGAAGTCATCGTGACCCGCTACATCACGCCGCTGCGTGAGGGCGGCTCGCTGCCGGGGCTCGTCGAGGGCGACGATCTCGGGACGTACGTCATGAAGTTCACCGGCGCGGGGCAGGGGCGCAAGACGCTCGTCGCGGAGGTCGTCTGCGGTGAACTCGCCCGCCGGCTCGGCCTGCGTGTGCCCGGCCTGGTGGCACTCGGCCTCGACCCGGTACTGGGGCTCGGGGAGCCGGACCAGGAAGTGCAGGAGCTGCTCAAGTCGAGTGGCGGGCCGAACCTCGGGATGGGCTTCCTGCCCGGCGCGATCGGCTTCGACTCCCTCGCCTTCGAGGTGAGCCCCGAGGAGGCCGGGCGGATCGTCTGGTTCGACGCGCTGGTCAACAACGTCGACCGCTCCTGGCGCAACCCCAATCTGCTGATGTGGCACGGAGACCTGTGGCTCATCGACCACGGCGCCACCATGATCTGGCACCATCACTGGCCGGGCGCGGCGACCTCCGCCGCAAAACCCTACGACGCCTCCGACCACGCGCTCGCGCCCTTCGGCCCGGACATCGCCTCCGCCGCGGCCGAGCTGGCGCCGCTGGTGACCGAGGACCTGCTGGCCGAGGTGACCGCGGAGATCCCCGACGCGTGGCTGGCCGACGAACCCGGCTTCGACTCGCCGGAGGCCCTCCGGCGTGCCTACGCGCAGCCGCTGCTGGCGCGCGCCGGTGTGATCGAGGGGCGTATCAAGGGCTTCGAGGGGGACAAGTGA
- a CDS encoding ABC transporter substrate-binding protein — MFNRNPCLRQLAAVTSITLVAGCGVLTSASSDDKGPIVVGTTSAPSTLDPAASWDGSWELFRNIYQTLLSYPSGATTPEPDAAQSCGFADTSNLVYRCKLRADMKFSDGDPLDAHAVKYSIDRIKKINLPGGPAGLLGSLDRIQVLNERELVFHLNKSDATFPFVLATPAMSIVDPDDYPAHSLRKDGKVFGSGPYSLRSYEEGKQAELVRNDHYKGFAELKNDAVTIRYFQDSGQMVDALKNKKIDVTFRGLASKDIVSLRTKGADEGLQLVEGAGMEISYLVFNPKDPWAKKLAVRKAVAQVIDRAAIAHKVYKDTVDPLYSMVPAGLTGHTTGFFDDYGDPSSSKARQILSEAGITESVPLTLWYTTDRYGSETAPEFQEIKRQLEESGLFRVSLNGRPWKTYEEGYRKGEYPVFGRGWFPDFPDAENFIAPFVGQQNALGTPYPAPRITDTLLPASRRESDRGAVVKEFEAAQQILVDDARLLPLWQGKQFVAASEEIAGGEQALDPSTIMMMWELHRKTSW; from the coding sequence GTGTTCAACCGGAACCCATGTCTGCGGCAATTGGCGGCGGTCACGTCCATCACCCTGGTGGCCGGGTGCGGCGTTCTCACCTCGGCGTCGTCCGACGACAAGGGACCGATCGTCGTGGGCACCACCAGTGCCCCGAGCACGCTGGATCCGGCCGCCTCCTGGGACGGCTCCTGGGAGCTGTTCCGCAACATCTACCAGACACTGCTGAGCTACCCCTCCGGGGCGACCACGCCCGAGCCCGACGCCGCCCAGAGCTGTGGGTTCGCGGACACCTCGAACCTCGTGTACCGCTGCAAGCTGCGCGCCGACATGAAGTTCTCCGACGGCGACCCGCTGGACGCCCACGCCGTCAAGTACTCGATCGACCGGATCAAGAAGATCAACCTGCCCGGCGGTCCCGCCGGCCTCCTCGGCAGCCTCGACCGGATCCAGGTACTGAACGAGCGCGAACTCGTCTTCCACCTGAACAAATCGGACGCGACCTTCCCGTTCGTCCTCGCCACCCCGGCCATGTCGATCGTCGACCCCGACGACTACCCCGCGCACTCGCTGCGCAAGGACGGCAAGGTCTTCGGGTCGGGGCCGTACAGCCTGCGCTCCTACGAGGAGGGCAAGCAGGCCGAACTCGTCAGGAACGACCATTACAAGGGATTCGCCGAGCTCAAGAACGACGCGGTGACGATCCGCTACTTCCAGGACTCGGGGCAGATGGTCGACGCCCTCAAGAACAAGAAGATCGACGTCACGTTCCGCGGCCTGGCCTCCAAGGACATCGTCTCGCTCCGGACCAAGGGAGCGGACGAGGGCCTTCAGCTCGTCGAGGGCGCGGGCATGGAGATCAGCTACCTCGTGTTCAACCCGAAGGATCCGTGGGCCAAGAAGCTCGCGGTGCGCAAGGCGGTCGCCCAGGTCATCGATCGTGCGGCGATCGCGCACAAGGTCTACAAGGACACGGTCGACCCGCTGTACTCCATGGTCCCCGCGGGCCTGACCGGTCACACCACGGGCTTTTTCGACGACTACGGGGACCCCAGTTCGTCCAAGGCCCGGCAGATCCTCTCGGAGGCGGGCATCACCGAGAGCGTCCCGCTCACCCTCTGGTACACCACGGACCGCTACGGCTCCGAGACCGCCCCGGAGTTCCAGGAGATCAAGAGGCAGCTCGAGGAATCCGGCCTGTTCCGCGTGTCGCTCAACGGGCGCCCCTGGAAGACGTACGAGGAGGGCTACCGCAAGGGCGAGTACCCGGTGTTCGGGCGCGGCTGGTTCCCGGACTTCCCGGACGCCGAGAACTTCATCGCGCCCTTCGTGGGCCAGCAGAACGCGCTCGGTACGCCCTATCCGGCGCCCCGGATCACCGACACCCTGCTGCCCGCCTCGCGCCGCGAGAGCGACCGTGGAGCGGTGGTCAAGGAGTTCGAGGCGGCCCAGCAGATCCTCGTCGACGACGCTCGGCTGCTGCCGCTGTGGCAGGGCAAGCAGTTCGTGGCCGCGAGCGAGGAGATCGCGGGCGGGGAGCAGGCCCTGGACCCCTCGACGATCATGATGATGTGGGAGCTGCACCGCAAGACCAGCTGGTAG
- a CDS encoding uracil-DNA glycosylase produces the protein MTDTAMLPESWRGVLGDELQQPYFKELTEFVEEERANGPVYPPREEVFAALEATPYERVKVLILGQDPYHGEGQGHGLCFSVRPGVKTPPSLRNIYKEMKEELGTPIPDNGYLMPWAEQGVLLLNAVLTVRSGEANSHKGKGWEKFTDAVIRAVADRPDPAVFVLWGNYAQKKVPLIDEKRHIVVKGAHPSPLSAKKFFGSRPFTQINEAVAGQGHEPIDWRIPNLG, from the coding sequence GTGACCGACACCGCCATGCTGCCCGAGTCCTGGCGCGGCGTACTGGGTGACGAACTGCAGCAGCCCTACTTCAAGGAGCTCACCGAGTTCGTCGAGGAGGAGCGTGCCAACGGTCCCGTCTACCCTCCGCGCGAGGAGGTCTTCGCGGCGCTGGAGGCGACTCCGTACGAGCGGGTGAAGGTGCTGATCCTCGGCCAGGACCCGTACCACGGCGAGGGCCAGGGCCACGGCCTGTGCTTCTCGGTCCGCCCGGGAGTGAAGACCCCGCCCTCGCTGCGCAACATCTACAAGGAGATGAAGGAGGAGCTGGGCACCCCGATCCCGGACAACGGCTATCTGATGCCGTGGGCCGAGCAGGGCGTCCTGCTGCTGAACGCGGTGCTGACCGTGCGCTCCGGTGAGGCCAACTCGCACAAGGGCAAGGGCTGGGAGAAGTTCACGGACGCGGTGATCCGTGCCGTGGCCGACCGGCCCGACCCGGCCGTCTTCGTCCTGTGGGGGAACTACGCGCAGAAGAAAGTCCCGCTCATCGACGAGAAGCGGCACATCGTCGTGAAGGGTGCGCACCCGTCGCCGCTCTCCGCGAAGAAGTTCTTCGGCTCGCGCCCCTTCACGCAGATCAACGAGGCGGTCGCCGGGCAGGGCCACGAGCCGATCGACTGGCGGATTCCGAACCTCGGCTGA